One window from the genome of Rhinolophus ferrumequinum isolate MPI-CBG mRhiFer1 chromosome 10, mRhiFer1_v1.p, whole genome shotgun sequence encodes:
- the POLR2F gene encoding DNA-directed RNA polymerases I, II, and III subunit RPABC2 isoform X1: MSDNEDNFDGDDFDDVEEDEGLDDLENAEEEGQENVEILPSGERPQANQKRITTPYMTKYERARVLGTRALQIAMCAPVMVELEGETDPLLIAMKELKARKIPIIIRRYLPDGSYEDWGVDELIITD, translated from the exons ATGTCAGACAATGAGGACAA TTTTGACGGCGATGACTTTGATGACGTGGAAGAGGATGAAGGGCTAGATGACTTGGAGAACGCCGAGGAG GAGGGCCAGGAGAATGTGGAGATCCTCCCCTCTGGAGAGCGACCGCAGGCCAACCAGAAACGAATCACTACACCGTACATGACCAAGTACGAGCGAGCGCGCGTGCTGGGCACGCGAGCCCTCCAGATCGC GATGTGCGCACCTGTGATGGTCGAGCTGGAGGGGGAGACAGATCCCTTGCTCATCGCCATGAAAGAGCTCAA GGCCCGAAAGATCCCCATCATCATTCGGCGCTACCTGCCAGACGGGAGCTATGAAGACTGGGGGGTAGACGAGCTCATCATCACCGACTGA
- the C10H22orf23 gene encoding UPF0193 protein EVG1 isoform X2 gives MASQEKMEAVTKGTGFWSCPKQATYTPGTCELLRVMMEESRLTKFQQRHIMDTMKRGDTLPLQCSPTSSQRVLPSRQPASAIYLPPILEARSHLRPASMCQANGAYSREQFKPQATRKDKKERKRKPPPVRQEDPAPELDRFEELVKEIQERKEFLADMEALGQGRQYRGMILAEISQKLWEMEDIDQKRTEQLRQALATT, from the exons ATGGCTTCCCAGGAGAAGATGGAGGCAGTGACCAAAGGAACGGGGTTCTGGAGCTGCCCCAAGCAGGCCACTTATACCCCTGGGACCTGTGAGCTCCTGAGAG TAATGATGGAGGAATCCAGACTGACTAAATTCCAACAGCGCCACATCATGGACACCATGAAAA gagGAGACACTCTGCCCCTACAGTGCAGCCCAACATCCAGCcagagggtcttgccttccaGGCAGCCAGCCTCAGCCATCTACCTGCCTCCCATCCTGGAGGCCCGATCCCACCTCCGGCCTGCCAGCATGTGCCAGGCCAACGGGGCCTACAGCCGGGAGCAGTTCAAGCCTCAAGCCACCC GGAAGGACAAAAAGGAACGGAAAAGAAAGCCCCCTCCTGTACGACAGGAGGACCCAGCCCCTGAACTGGACCGGTTTGAAGAAC TGGTGAAGGAAATccaggagaggaaagaattccTGGCTGACATGGAGGCCCTGGGACAGGGCAGACAGTACCGAGGGATGATCCTCGCTGAAATCTCCCAG AAACTATGGGAAATGGAGGACATTGACCAGAAGAGGACTGAGCAACTTAGGCAGGCACTTGCCACCACTTAG
- the MICALL1 gene encoding MICAL-like protein 1, with translation MAGPRGALLAWCRRQCEGYRGVDVRDLSSSFRDGLAFCAILHRHRPDLLDFESLSKDNVFENNRLAFEVAEKELGIPALLDPSDMVSMSVPDCLSIMTYVSQYYNHFASSGQAGVSSARKGLVPSSPPSEASTPVEPGDRAQGEELSSGHLLEQGAHRTPSSTCAACRQHVHLVQRYLAEGKLYHRHCFRCRQCSSTLIPGAYRRGPEEGTFVCAEQCARLGPGGRSGAKPWSAPQPKPQQEEAKEAAEEAKDVEGGGLSPSAAAGAEVDAPKTSPEARPQIPTKPRVPDKPQELASPPAGRPTPAPRKASESTALTPPTPRPRSSLQPENLVEQGGSSGLVNGRLHETPVPKPRGTPKLSERTPAPRKDPPWITLVQAEPKKKPAPLPPSSSPGPPCQDSRQVQNGGMEEVAPRSLAVAGLEPQPYNPFEEEEEEEEPPAAPSLATGAAQAPSESTPKSLHPWYGITPTSSPKTKKRPAPRAPSASPLALHASRLSHSEPPTATPSPALSVESLSSEGSNQTPSAELLEPPVVPKSSSEPAVHAPGTPGTSASLSANSSFSSSGELVQPSMDRTPQANPGLAPNTRGSSGPQPAKPCSGAAPTPLLLVGDKSPVPSPGTSSPQLQVKSSCKENPFNRKASPTASPATKKAIKGSKPARPPAPGHGFPLIKRKVQADQYIPEEDIHREVDTIERQLDALEHRGVLLEKKLRGGVNEGREDDMLVDWFKLIHEKHLLVRRESELIYVFKQQNLEQRQADVEYELRCLLNKPEKEWTEEDRGREKVLMQEIVTLIEQRNAIINCLDEDRQREEEEDKMLEAMIKKKEFQKEAEPEGRKKGKFKTMKVLKLLGNKRDTKSKSPGDKS, from the exons ATGGCGGGGCCGCGGGGTGCGTTGCTGGCCTGGTGCCGCCGCCAGTGCGAGGGCTACCGCGGCGTGGACGTCCGCGACCTGAGCAGCTCCTTCCGGGACGGCCTGGCCTTCTGCGCCATCCTGCACCGGCACCGGCCGGACCTGCT AGATTTTGAGTCACTTTCCAAGGACAATGTCTTCGAGAATAACCGTTTG GCCTTTGAAGTGGCTGAGAAGGAGCTGGGGATCCCTGCTCTCCTGGACCCCAGTGACATGGTCTCTATGAGTGTTCCCGACTGCCTCAGCATCATGACCTACGTGTCCCAGTATTACAACCACTTCGCCAGCTCTGGCCAAG CCGGTGTCTCATCAGCCAGAAAGGGCCTGGTACCTTCCTCCCCACCATCCGAAGCATCTACTCCAGTGGAACCAGGAGATAGGGCTCAG GGTGAGGAGCTCTCTTCCGGCCACCTGTTGGAGCAGGGTGCCCACCGGACCCCCAGCAGCACGTGTGCGGCCTGCCGGCAGCACGTGCACCTGGTGCAACGTTACCTGGCCGAGGGCAAGCTGTACCACAGGCACTGCTTCCG GTGTCGACAGTGCTCCAGCACCCTGATCCCTGGGGCTTACAGGAGGGGACCCGAGGAGGGCACCTTCGTGTGTGCAGAGCAGTGCGCCAGGCTGGGCCCAGGGGGGCGGTCAGGGGCCAAGCCCTGGTCCGCCCCGCAGCCAAAGCCACAGCAAGAAGAAGCAAAAGAAGCAGCAGAAGAAGCCAAGGATGTGGAGGGAGGCGGCCTCAGCCCTAGTGCGGCTGCAGGCGCTGAGGTGGACGCGCCCAAGACTAGCCCAGAGGCCCGGCCCCAGATTCCCACCAAGCCCCGGGTTCCGGACAAACCACAGGAGCTGGCCAGCCCCCCGGCCGGTCGCCCCACGCCTGCCCCCAGGAAGGCCTCCGAGAGCACAGCCTTGACACCCCCCACGCCCCGGCCCCGGTCCAGTCTGCAGCCTGAGAACTTGGTGGAGCAGGGTGGCAGCAGCGGCCTGGTGAATG GAAGGTTGCACGAAACCCCCGTCCCCAAGCCGAGAGGGACGCCCAAGCTGTCAGAGAG GACTCCAGCCCCCAGGAAGGACCCCCCATGGATCACTCTGGTACAGGCAGAGCCAAAGAAGAAGCCAGCTCCCCTGCCCCCAAGCAGCAGCCCTGGGCCTCCATGCCAGGACAGCAGGCAGGTACAGAATGGAGGCATGGAGGAGGTGGCCCCGAGGAGCCTGGCGGTGGCTGGCCTAGAGCCCCAGCCCTACAACCCctttgaggaggaggaggaggaggaggagcccccCGCTGCACCCAGCCTGGCCACTGGCGCTGCTCAGGCCCCCTCGGAGTCCACACCCAAGTCCTTGCACCCCTGGTACGGCATCACCCCTACCAGCAGCCCCAAGACAAAGAAGCGCCCTGCCCCCCGAGCGCCCAGCGCGTCCCCACTCG CTCTCCATGCCTCCCGCCTGTCACACTCGGAGCCACCCACGGCTACCCCATCACCAGCCCTCAGCGTGGAGAGCCTGTCATCCGAGGGCTCCAACCAGACCCCCAGTGCAGAGCTGCTGGAGCCTCCAGTTGTGCCCAAGAGCTCCTCAGAGCCTGCTGTCCATGCCCCTGGCACTCCTGGGACCTCTGCCAGCCTCTCTGCcaattcctccttctcctcctctggggAGCTGGTGCAGCCCAGCATGGACCGGACACCGCAAGCCAATCCTGGCCTTGCCCCCAATACGAGGGGCAGCTCTGGTCCCCAGCCTGCTAAGCCCTGCAGTGGAGCTGCCCCCACGCCTCTCTTGTTGGTTGGAGACAAGAGCCCCGTGCCTTCCCCTGGAACCTCATCCCCACAGCTCCAGGTAAAG TCTTCCTGCAAGGAGAATCCTTTTAACCGGAAGGCGTCACCCACAGCGTCCCCAGCTACAAAGAAGGCCATCAAGGGATCCAAGCCAGCGAGGCCACCTGCCCCAGGACATGGCTTCCCGCTCATCAAGCGCAAG GTCCAGGCTGACCAGTACATTCCCGAGGAGGACATCCACAGAGAAGTGGACACCATTGAGCGCCAGCTCGATGCCCTGGAACACCGTGGGGTCCTGCTGGAGAAGAAGCTGCGTGGCGGAGTGAATG AGGGCCGTGAGGACGACATGCTGGTGGACTGGTTCAAGCTCATCCATGAGAAGCACCTGCTTGTTCGGCGGGAGTCCGAGCTCATCTATGT CTTCAAGCAGCAAAACCTGGAGCAGCGTCAGGCGGATGTGGAGTATGAGCTCCGATGCCTTCTCAACAAGCCAG AAAAGGAGTGGACAGAGGAGGACCGGGGCCGGGAGAAGGTGCTGATGCAGGAGATTGTGACTCTCATTGAGCAGCGCAATGCCATCATCAACTGCCTGGACGAGGACCGGCAGAG ggaggaagaggaagataaGATGTTGGAAGCCATGATCAAGAAGAAAG AGTTCCAGAAGGAGGCTGAACCCgagggcaggaagaaggggaagtTCAAGACTATGAAGGTGCTGAAGCTGCTAGGAAATAAGCGTGACACTAAGAGCAAGTCCCCCGGGGACAAGAGCTAA
- the POLR2F gene encoding DNA-directed RNA polymerases I, II, and III subunit RPABC2 isoform X2, producing the protein MSDNEDNFDGDDFDDVEEDEGLDDLENAEEEGQENVEILPSGERPQANQKRITTPYMTKYERARVLGTRALQIAMCAPVMVELEGETDPLLIAMKELKLLFPCVCTRSVPQPSCTCDFSPATGPERSPSSFGATCQTGAMKTGG; encoded by the exons ATGTCAGACAATGAGGACAA TTTTGACGGCGATGACTTTGATGACGTGGAAGAGGATGAAGGGCTAGATGACTTGGAGAACGCCGAGGAG GAGGGCCAGGAGAATGTGGAGATCCTCCCCTCTGGAGAGCGACCGCAGGCCAACCAGAAACGAATCACTACACCGTACATGACCAAGTACGAGCGAGCGCGCGTGCTGGGCACGCGAGCCCTCCAGATCGC GATGTGCGCACCTGTGATGGTCGAGCTGGAGGGGGAGACAGATCCCTTGCTCATCGCCATGAAAGAGCTCAA ACTTCTCTTCCCTTGTGTCTGCACACGATCTGTCCCCCAGCCCTCATGTACTTGTGACTTCTCCCCTGCCACAGGGCCCGAAAGATCCCCATCATCATTCGGCGCTACCTGCCAGACGGGAGCTATGAAGACTGGGGGGTAG
- the C10H22orf23 gene encoding UPF0193 protein EVG1 isoform X1 encodes MASQEKMEAVTKGTGFWSCPKQATYTPGTCELLRVMMEESRLTKFQQRHIMDTMKRGDTLPLQCSPTSSQRVLPSRQPASAIYLPPILEARSHLRPASMCQANGAYSREQFKPQATRDLEKEKQRLQNIFATGKDKKERKRKPPPVRQEDPAPELDRFEELVKEIQERKEFLADMEALGQGRQYRGMILAEISQKLWEMEDIDQKRTEQLRQALATT; translated from the exons ATGGCTTCCCAGGAGAAGATGGAGGCAGTGACCAAAGGAACGGGGTTCTGGAGCTGCCCCAAGCAGGCCACTTATACCCCTGGGACCTGTGAGCTCCTGAGAG TAATGATGGAGGAATCCAGACTGACTAAATTCCAACAGCGCCACATCATGGACACCATGAAAA gagGAGACACTCTGCCCCTACAGTGCAGCCCAACATCCAGCcagagggtcttgccttccaGGCAGCCAGCCTCAGCCATCTACCTGCCTCCCATCCTGGAGGCCCGATCCCACCTCCGGCCTGCCAGCATGTGCCAGGCCAACGGGGCCTACAGCCGGGAGCAGTTCAAGCCTCAAGCCACCC GAGATCTGGAGAAGGAGAAGCAAAGACTCCAAAATATCTTTGCCACAGGGAAGGACAAAAAGGAACGGAAAAGAAAGCCCCCTCCTGTACGACAGGAGGACCCAGCCCCTGAACTGGACCGGTTTGAAGAAC TGGTGAAGGAAATccaggagaggaaagaattccTGGCTGACATGGAGGCCCTGGGACAGGGCAGACAGTACCGAGGGATGATCCTCGCTGAAATCTCCCAG AAACTATGGGAAATGGAGGACATTGACCAGAAGAGGACTGAGCAACTTAGGCAGGCACTTGCCACCACTTAG